CGGTAGGTTGCCCAGCGATTAAGAGcgatgggccagtaactgaaaggtcgaatcccgagctgacaaatctgttgatgtgcccttgagcaaagaatttcaccctaattgctcctgtaagttgctctggataagagcatctgctaaatgactaaaatgtaaaccaaAAAAACCCATTGATTTCCTACTAAAATCAGTATGATAAGTTACTAAATCTTCTCACAATTGAGGTAATACGGAAATAGATTCCTACCCTGGAAGGGGGCTGGCAGTTGAAATTCACAATCATGTACACATCATTAGAGGGTTCTAAAAGCACTTCAAAATAATCAGTGGGAGCAACCAGGAACAAGCTAATGATCCAACTGAGTGCTTATCCATAATGGTATGTCACATACTCCAAACTCCCATCTTGAACATAAAAAACCCACCCACATCAATGCCTGTTTTAACTAAATTATATTTTCCAAACCCTTAAAAGCTGCAGCATCTAACTTTGTAGgtaacccgaccaaattcacatagaaatatgagTTATAGAAAGAAGcaactcattgaaagcaagtctaagaagccgtcgatctgttctatgtgcgccatTTCTATGATTCCCTTAAGTTTCGTTTTGCGGCTTTTACTTTTGGGTTTGTACACCAGCCTCAAACAGCTgacaatatatttcacagtggtttagatggtagaatGATTCTCTATGCTATACATTGCCTAATtttagtttgtgacaaaacaagcaaactattagaattttagcaaccagaaaatgttaagcaatttctgcatattgcacctttaaccaTTACATAAATTGTCCATGATGACATTCCCCTTTCCCCAGATTATCTATTTTCTTTGTCTGTTGCCTCTTCTCCCTCAGTGTGGGTCTTCTGGTGTGCCTTTAGGTTGCTCTCCCGGCCAAAGGTCTTGCCGCAGGTGGGGCAGTTGTGTTGGCCGTAGCCGTGAGCCATGACCATGTGGGCTTTGAGCTGCTCCGGTCGAGCATAGCTCTCTTCACATTCAGAGCAGGGGTGAGTCTTGAGAGGTGGAGGTGGCCGCCTGTGCTTCTCCTTCTTGTGGGCCCGGAGAAGGGCAACAGAGGAGAACATGAGGTCACACTCAGCTTCAGGACAGGGAATTTGGAGCTCCTCCTTATGGGGTGGACCCGGTCGTTTCCCTCCTTTTGCCACAAGCTCCTCTCCCCCATCGTCAGCTTTCCCACTCTTCTCTCCATTAGCTGCCTCTCGCTCAGCAGACTTTGGCTCAGCCACAGACACTTTCTTGGGAGGGCGTCCGCGTTTTTTGGCTGGGACTTTTGCATCGCAATGCCGATGACCCACAAAGTTCTCCTGGTGCAGCACAAGCTCCACCTCCATCTCAAACCTGCGGCCGCACTTGCCACAACGATGAGTCTTGGTGTCATCATCCTTCTCTTCCAGCAGCTGGGGGTGCTGGGTGAGGCAGTGGGTGCGTAACTGGTTTGGGCCCCGCAATACCATGCCACAGTCCTTGCACGCACACCGACGCTCCTTGCACAGCTGTCGCCGGTGGACTGTCAACTATGAGAGACATCAAGAGACAAAAAATTACAAAGAGGTTCAGGCAGGGTTTCCGTTATGAAAATGTGGCGCCGGACATTTGCCTGGCAGCATTTTCATTTACCGGACATTTAAAAAAGGtaccggacccatatgcattgtaACATGATTAGGGCTTCCACCTACGGTTCTTAGAATGACAGAAAACACATTTAGTTTATGGTAATTgatcttaacagaacatgcaacggGGTGCATCATTCTTACCAAACTCCCATGAGCAATTTGAAGATATTAGAATACATAGGTGGCGCGTACATAAGGCTAGGGGAAGCTGAGCTTTTTCAACAGTAAATTGAATTTCCAAAATGATATATCCTAATTAGCATACTGTctatacaaaaaaatacattcaatgattcaaaataggctactacaccagaaagcatgattttgccacagaggatcattaagttaattaaaaatcAAAAGCTGTGGATTGTTTAGAATGGCATAGCCTACAGTCGGAAGGGCCCGCAATTTGGGTGATTGATGAGTTGagactgtcagtgaaaagcagagACCCAGCCAGGCATACCACAATATTTAAAAATACAATCGCAGAAAAACTGTTTGGAAAACAaaatggctattgctgtaaaAAGAAGACAATGAAGAGACTCCAATATGTCTTTTCGTTATGAAAATGTTCAACTTAATTAAGCAAAGAGTAGCCTATCTTATTGGCACCAGCAAAGAATATTGGCCATGTCCTCAGTAAGTGTCCATATTCACTGTCTTTATCATTGGGTTAGTGCCACTTCTTGTTTTTGGACAATAATTTCTTCTTCAGGTTAGAAGGATGTCATTGTATTTGTGTCTCTCCTTTTCATAGGACTAATATATGACTCAGAcaatgttgtttttattgatctgtttgtGTCAGCAGAGAAGGTTACCCTGTAATTTTTCCTCTTTGGTGCACGACCCACCACTTGAGAATCGCTGCTATAGGCTATATCAGAGCCTACATTTCTTCtcctttcatatatatatatatatttttttttaatgaaaaataTACTCCAGTCTGAACTTAAGTGACTTAAAACAGGTAGAAATTATAATGAACAtaccattttttattattattattttatatttttttaattcaatcACAGTATTTTCAATATAGAGTTCTTAGCGgcaatattttgttttattttgtggtCTCAAGCCAGTGAGTTTATTAACATTCTTCATCAATAATATTGGCAAAATTGTACTATTGACAATGAAAATGGTGGGAATGTTGTTCCCCTGTCATATAATTGCTCCATTTACTATCAATACAGCATTAAAAATAGTTTTCCAGATTCTATTTTGGCGATTCTTTTTCGCAAAGCAAATATTCGGTCGTGGCAGACTACCTGGTTCAATTTGGATCCCGAGGCAAAACCAGCTGAGAACCACCGGcctatagcctaggcctactctaAGTCTACTCTTTTTTTGTGAACAATGATTGAGTTATACTTTTAGACAAAAATTAGGACTATGAAATCTAGGAATAGTAGGCCATGGCTATCTTACATACATAAGTCTGCAAATGCGAGGATGCatggaatgctttattataaaaggtacatttttatggtgaaaatttgcTTCCCCAAACTTAAAACTGCCTATGTTTTATTAACCgcccacatttacttttcctcagccaacaagatgagcaacgaacagcaaaatcactagcctatgtcaatttactatccccatagtagaaaagttgacctattctactGGTCAGCTTGTCGTTCTGTGCGAGAAAGAAAAAGCCATTCCAAAACACTCTGGGACAATTGCgggacgatagatcccaaattcatacaaccagtaggcctaggctGCATCCAAAAAACATTCAAAAACAATGAGGCTCACGCAACAGATAAGAACGTTAAGCATAAAATGCTGATAAACTATTGTtttttcacattataagcgcagaaaTGCACGCATGGCAGTAGGCTACCCGCGAATGGTCATTACAGAATACAACtagtgggaaaacaccattgtGAGCGGTTTCAtttttatatttcacctttatttaaccaggtaagctagttgagaacaggttctcatttacaactgcgacctggccaagataaagcaaagcagtttgacacatacaacacagagttacacatggaattaacaaacatacaatcaataatacagtagaaaaagtctatatacagtgtgtgcaaatgaggtaggataagggaggtaaggcaataaataggccatagtggcgaagtaattacaatataccaattaaacaatggagtgatagatgtgcagaagatgaatgtgccttatagagatactggggtgcaaaggagcaagataaataaatacagtatggggatgaggtagctggatgggctatttatgcgacagagatgaaaatatctGTTCGAAATTTAGAACGAGAGAAGATCTAaatatgcaacaactagcatgtgTAGCTAATATGaataggattgtgcctttggctactggacaatgaaagaaagttgatttgaaaaccagtagaacatgagagaaaaaggctactggtttcaatggcatatggagGACTATAAAATAATTGTCTGCACATTTTATTGGATTTTGgcttggctactttgaagcaaggtaagacatgcctcataatatgtagtAAAATGTTCAGGTTTCACACAATTAAGTATATCTTtttaaaatgcatactgcctccagcccattgcaaagtggtgtgtatGCACTTGAATGGTGAATGGGAAGTGTGCTTCAATTACtatttgagaaataaaaatagtagctcTGTTTAATCGTGgccattgtttttttgttttttttacagacGATTAACTTTAGAATTGTTGCACAATGACTGGGCATATTAAAGCACGTTTCAATCCAACAGCAACAAAGTTGTTTGAGCTCTCACACTACATCAACTGGTATTTCaatcaatgaataggctaaaatGCATCATTTTAGCAATGGAATTTTTTCCCCCCGGATAATTGACCGGGGAATTTACttatctgcttttttttttacgcAGCCAAAAGTTGGCTAACAGAAATCCTGGGCTCAGGCCACCTTGAGGAAACAAACATGGAGACAGAGGCACCAATGGATAACAGAAGGCAGATGCACTACAGAGATTTACTTGACCTTCTATAAATggtatttcaatgtttggtttTTAAATGTGATACGCAACTCTGGCATGTCTAATGTccgtttttatagtttactccgtTTGCTACTTGAGttgcctttctccctctcctcctgctgcATGCCGCTTCCCACACCTAGccccgccccctgtcactcaatgAGAGAGCAGTTGCTCCAACATGGAGTCATGAGTACTTTCTTGTTGTTCACTCTGACACCTGCATGGTCAGATAGATGCAAAAATATGTTGGTGAGAACAATGGTGCTTTCCACAAgcattctataattacactattgatttgtgtgtgtgtgtgtgtgtgtgtatcttactTTCTGCAAACTACTGTCTGGTAGTTTGTCTTAGCAAGTTGTAAATAAATCGCTAGCCGCTAATGTtaatcgctagttagctggctagctagctagcttgctaaatgtaCTAAGAGTCAGAGCAAATGTAACTAGCTAATATAGCCTTAGTACCAGTGCTGGTGATATTAATGTTGTTTGtccaacagtatcttctaaatcagatAGGAAT
This genomic interval from Salmo salar chromosome ssa27, Ssal_v3.1, whole genome shotgun sequence contains the following:
- the LOC106588248 gene encoding putative zinc finger protein 66, with translation MEFGNVMLDIEQVVLGEEVMTSATASIIKPQTVPALQTYQHDSLQCFQCFITFCNAKSKERHMRKSHREEYKQSLQQTDTLFTCYVCDRTFSSSEELTQHQASHSLEDKPFRCTHCQGSFRTFSELTVHRRQLCKERRCACKDCGMVLRGPNQLRTHCLTQHPQLLEEKDDDTKTHRCGKCGRRFEMEVELVLHQENFVGHRHCDAKVPAKKRGRPPKKVSVAEPKSAEREAANGEKSGKADDGGEELVAKGGKRPGPPHKEELQIPCPEAECDLMFSSVALLRAHKKEKHRRPPPPLKTHPCSECEESYARPEQLKAHMVMAHGYGQHNCPTCGKTFGRESNLKAHQKTHTEGEEATDKENR